From one Pyxidicoccus xibeiensis genomic stretch:
- a CDS encoding response regulator gives MSEPRTPASSATPSAASAPGEASLLLVDDLPSNLFALECILAPMGHRLVRASSGQEALRKVLTDDFAAILLDLRLGDMSGLDVLALLRERERTRRTPVLLLTASDGDDPEMLKAYARGSVDYQRKPLVSELLRARVSLYVELFFARDAVRRQELRVRELSTQLQVAQRELEALREPVTQPPPEAPERQ, from the coding sequence GTGTCCGAGCCCCGCACCCCAGCTTCCTCCGCGACCCCCAGTGCCGCCTCCGCTCCGGGGGAGGCGAGCCTCCTGCTGGTCGACGACCTTCCGTCGAACCTCTTCGCGCTGGAGTGCATCCTCGCGCCCATGGGGCACCGGCTGGTGCGCGCCTCGTCCGGGCAGGAGGCCCTCCGCAAGGTCCTCACCGACGACTTCGCCGCCATCCTCCTGGACCTGCGCCTGGGGGACATGAGCGGCCTCGACGTCCTCGCGCTGCTGCGTGAGCGGGAGCGCACCCGGCGCACCCCGGTGCTCCTGCTCACGGCCTCGGATGGCGATGACCCGGAGATGCTCAAGGCGTATGCCCGGGGCTCGGTGGACTACCAGCGCAAGCCCCTGGTGTCGGAGCTGCTCCGGGCCCGGGTGTCCCTGTACGTGGAGCTGTTCTTCGCCCGCGATGCCGTGCGGCGACAGGAGCTCCGCGTGCGGGAGCTGTCCACCCAGCTCCAGGTGGCCCAGCGCGAGCTGGAGGCGCTCCGCGAGCCCGTGACGCAGCCCCCTCCGGAAGCGCCAGAGCGGCAATAG
- the rtcA gene encoding RNA 3'-terminal phosphate cyclase: MTGTEGPDSGPVRLDGSEGEGGGQILRSALSLSLITGRPFHITRLRERRDPPGLRPQHLACVRGAEALGGGSSEGATVGASELSFKPGTVKAGDYLVEVGTAGSTPLLFQCLVYPLALAGGGRLTLRGGTHLPHSPSFHYVANVWQPVARAYGLPVQLTMPHAGFYPEGAGELVADVGAPQEPPLLVELPARGMLREVRVSSFVGGLPFGIAERQSRAAVAALRERGILAEAENRPLSVTRSVGTVTFVLAQFEHTIAGFTALGERGRPAEEVGREAGEALAAFMETGGALDEHLADQILLPAALLAAGRLGPATPGTTRFTAARITDHLTTHARVVERFLPVHVSVDAGGAVEVRPR; encoded by the coding sequence ATGACCGGCACGGAGGGGCCCGACAGCGGGCCTGTGCGGCTCGATGGAAGTGAGGGTGAGGGGGGAGGGCAGATCCTCCGCTCGGCGCTGTCGCTGTCGCTCATCACCGGCCGTCCCTTCCACATCACCCGCCTGCGCGAGCGGAGGGATCCACCCGGGCTGCGCCCCCAGCACCTGGCCTGCGTGCGCGGCGCCGAAGCCCTGGGGGGCGGCTCCAGCGAGGGCGCCACCGTGGGTGCGTCCGAGCTCTCCTTCAAGCCGGGCACCGTGAAGGCCGGGGACTACCTCGTGGAGGTGGGCACCGCCGGCAGCACGCCGCTGCTCTTCCAGTGCCTCGTCTACCCGCTGGCCCTGGCCGGTGGCGGGCGGCTCACCCTGCGCGGCGGCACGCACCTGCCGCACAGCCCCAGCTTCCACTACGTCGCCAACGTCTGGCAGCCGGTGGCCCGCGCGTATGGCCTGCCCGTGCAGCTCACCATGCCGCACGCGGGCTTCTACCCGGAGGGCGCGGGGGAGCTCGTCGCCGACGTGGGCGCGCCGCAGGAGCCTCCGCTGCTGGTGGAGCTGCCCGCCCGGGGCATGCTGCGCGAGGTGCGCGTGTCGTCCTTCGTCGGCGGGCTGCCCTTCGGCATCGCCGAGCGCCAGTCCCGCGCCGCCGTGGCCGCCCTGCGCGAGCGGGGCATCCTGGCCGAGGCGGAGAACCGGCCGCTGTCCGTCACCCGCTCGGTGGGCACGGTGACATTCGTGCTCGCCCAGTTCGAGCACACCATCGCCGGCTTCACCGCCCTGGGTGAGCGGGGCCGTCCGGCGGAGGAGGTGGGACGCGAGGCCGGCGAGGCCCTGGCGGCCTTCATGGAGACCGGGGGCGCGCTCGATGAGCACCTCGCCGATCAGATCCTGCTGCCCGCCGCGCTGCTGGCCGCGGGACGCCTGGGCCCGGCCACGCCCGGCACCACGCGCTTCACGGCGGCGCGCATCACCGACCACCTCACCACGCACGCCCGCGTCGTCGAGCGCTTCCTTCCCGTGCACGTCAGCGTGGATGCGGGTGGCGCCGTCGAGGTCCGCCCGCGCTGA
- a CDS encoding sensor histidine kinase, whose product MDSRTQRSFKDIQAKHLGRIFGIIVRVRAFAGPKLLLVLTGTALLDPAPWRLAWMGTVTVCALTFFYYELRRYNREGLTKRTVPFNIFVGVLFQQCLVVGTGGLASPLLPVVLPLAYMGATVLPWKHQLWVMATELLALTVMAMLQLLGWLPHLPLPFMGTPAQGLLIAVAVTMALLIILSNVMGIGIRNTFDDMLREALAQRDELLATHRTYSRVLESMSAEIAHELKNPLATVKGLTQLMVREAGRAQPTERLEVLSSEVVRMQGILEEFLNFSRPLVPLSVSEVDLTALCDEALVLHEGLAHERGVRLAREAESSIHARCDPRKVKQVLMNLLHNAIEASPRGGLVTLALESTSTGEVRVFVRDEGSGLPPEVAGRVFEAGVTTKAKGSGLGLTVARALARQHGGELTLANAPSRGCVAELLLPRELPADTLGPVHGREVAHG is encoded by the coding sequence ATGGACTCGCGGACGCAGCGCAGCTTCAAGGACATCCAGGCCAAGCACCTGGGGCGCATCTTCGGCATCATCGTGCGGGTGCGCGCGTTCGCGGGGCCGAAGCTGCTGCTGGTGCTGACGGGAACGGCGCTGTTGGACCCGGCGCCCTGGCGGCTGGCCTGGATGGGGACGGTGACGGTGTGCGCCCTCACGTTCTTCTACTACGAGCTGCGCCGCTACAACCGCGAGGGGCTGACGAAGCGCACCGTGCCCTTCAACATCTTCGTAGGCGTGCTGTTCCAGCAGTGCCTGGTGGTGGGGACGGGAGGGCTCGCCAGTCCGCTGCTGCCGGTGGTCCTCCCGCTCGCATACATGGGCGCCACCGTCCTTCCCTGGAAGCACCAGCTGTGGGTGATGGCCACGGAGCTCCTGGCGCTCACGGTCATGGCCATGCTCCAGCTCCTGGGCTGGTTGCCGCACCTGCCCCTGCCCTTCATGGGGACTCCGGCCCAGGGGCTGCTCATCGCGGTGGCGGTGACGATGGCGCTGCTCATCATCCTGTCCAACGTGATGGGCATCGGCATACGCAACACCTTCGACGACATGCTGCGGGAGGCGCTCGCGCAGCGGGACGAGCTGCTGGCCACGCACCGCACCTACTCGCGCGTGCTGGAGTCCATGTCCGCGGAGATTGCCCACGAGCTGAAGAACCCGCTGGCCACCGTGAAGGGGCTCACCCAGCTCATGGTGCGGGAGGCCGGCCGCGCGCAGCCCACCGAGCGGCTGGAGGTGCTGTCCAGCGAGGTGGTGCGCATGCAGGGCATCCTGGAGGAGTTCCTCAACTTCTCCCGGCCGCTCGTCCCCCTGTCGGTCAGCGAGGTGGACCTGACGGCGCTGTGCGACGAGGCGCTCGTGCTGCACGAGGGGCTGGCCCATGAGCGCGGCGTCCGGCTCGCGCGGGAGGCAGAGAGCTCCATCCACGCGAGGTGTGACCCGCGCAAGGTGAAGCAGGTGCTGATGAACCTGCTCCACAACGCCATCGAGGCCAGCCCTCGCGGTGGCCTGGTGACACTGGCGCTGGAGTCCACCTCCACGGGGGAGGTCCGGGTGTTCGTCCGCGACGAGGGCTCCGGGCTGCCGCCGGAGGTGGCCGGGCGCGTCTTCGAGGCGGGCGTCACCACCAAGGCGAAGGGCTCCGGGCTGGGGCTGACGGTGGCGCGCGCGCTGGCGCGCCAGCACGGGGGCGAGCTGACGCTGGCGAACGCACCTTCCCGCGGCTGCGTGGCGGAGCTGCTGCTGCCGCGCGAGCTGCCCGCGGACACGCTGGGCCCCGTGCACGGGCGCGAGGTGGCCCATGGCTAG
- a CDS encoding sigma-54-dependent transcriptional regulator, with the protein MARAGDAEAPQPGNVLVVDDDAGVRFTLRETLRSLPGVTVDVAEDGEVALQKLATKPYELVITDLRMPRLDGLELVKRVQGQPGAPRIIVVTAHGSERFAVEAMKAGAYDYFRKPFDVDELLAVVSRALEAVRLRDENERLAGELNLSRSLVFASEPMRRLAQLVQRAGSRDVTVLITGESGTGKERVAEALVRASPRAAGPYLRFNCAALTEELAEAELFGHSKGAFTGAHRVRQGLFREADGGTLLLDEVGELAPPLQAKLLRVLQEGEVRPVGEDRPVKVDVRILAATHRDLRRRAAEGTFREDLYYRLNVVQLRVPPLRERPEDIPVLARMFLDRFSDRFHTGPLKVPPGFFEKLRALPWPGNVRELENTLESLVALSSEGELDLGLLPAPDPEGGAPTAVVSPAGAAGGEAPEGAGLKERVEAYERGLILDALRIAGGNRSEASRRLGIGRATLHDKLRKYGLDGGPEEGGEGRG; encoded by the coding sequence ATGGCTAGGGCAGGGGACGCGGAGGCACCGCAGCCCGGCAACGTGCTGGTGGTGGACGACGACGCGGGCGTGCGCTTCACGCTGCGCGAGACGCTGCGCAGCCTGCCGGGCGTGACGGTGGACGTGGCGGAGGACGGCGAGGTCGCGCTGCAGAAGCTGGCCACGAAGCCCTACGAGCTGGTCATCACCGACCTGCGCATGCCGCGCCTGGACGGGCTGGAGCTGGTGAAGCGGGTGCAGGGCCAGCCCGGGGCCCCGCGCATCATCGTCGTCACCGCGCACGGCTCCGAGCGCTTCGCGGTGGAGGCGATGAAGGCGGGGGCGTACGACTACTTCCGCAAGCCATTCGACGTGGACGAGCTGCTGGCCGTCGTCTCCCGCGCGCTGGAGGCGGTGCGGCTGCGCGATGAGAACGAGCGGCTGGCCGGCGAGCTCAACCTGTCCCGCTCGCTCGTCTTTGCCTCGGAGCCCATGCGCCGGCTGGCGCAGCTCGTCCAGCGCGCGGGCTCGCGGGACGTGACGGTGCTCATCACCGGGGAGAGCGGCACCGGCAAGGAGCGGGTGGCGGAGGCGCTGGTCCGCGCGTCGCCCCGCGCCGCCGGGCCCTACCTGCGCTTCAACTGCGCGGCGCTCACCGAGGAGCTGGCGGAGGCGGAGCTGTTCGGCCACTCGAAGGGGGCCTTCACCGGCGCGCACCGCGTGCGCCAGGGCCTGTTCCGCGAGGCGGACGGCGGCACGCTGCTGCTGGACGAGGTGGGCGAGCTGGCCCCGCCGCTCCAGGCCAAGCTGCTGCGCGTGCTGCAGGAGGGCGAGGTGCGGCCGGTGGGCGAGGACCGGCCCGTGAAGGTGGACGTGCGCATCCTCGCCGCCACGCACCGGGACTTGCGCCGCCGGGCCGCGGAGGGGACGTTCCGCGAGGACCTCTACTACCGCCTCAACGTGGTGCAGCTGCGAGTGCCGCCGCTGCGCGAGCGTCCCGAGGACATCCCGGTGCTGGCGCGCATGTTCCTGGACCGCTTCAGCGACCGCTTCCACACGGGGCCGCTCAAGGTGCCTCCGGGCTTCTTCGAGAAGCTCCGCGCGCTGCCCTGGCCCGGCAACGTGCGCGAGCTGGAGAACACCCTGGAGAGCCTGGTGGCCCTCTCCAGCGAAGGCGAGCTGGACCTGGGGCTGCTGCCGGCACCGGACCCGGAGGGCGGCGCTCCAACGGCCGTCGTCTCCCCGGCGGGGGCGGCGGGCGGCGAGGCTCCGGAAGGCGCGGGCCTCAAGGAGCGCGTGGAGGCGTACGAGCGTGGCCTCATCCTGGACGCCCTGCGCATCGCCGGGGGCAACCGCAGCGAGGCCTCGCGCCGGCTGGGCATCGGCCGCGCCACGCTGCACGACAAGCTGCGCAAGTACGGCCTGGACGGAGGCCCGGAGGAAGGCGGGGAGGGGCGGGGCTGA
- a CDS encoding CocE/NonD family hydrolase, producing the protein MHSVSRSLAALLLFSLSSPSWAQATPPKLPYGRSEARTERIRTQFTKFEYRIPMRDGTRLFTSVYVPADASPGKRYPILLVRTPYTVAPYGVDRYPPELGPTEAFEKEGFIFAFQDVRGRHMSEGEFVNVRPHNPKKAGPKDIDESTDTYDTIDWLLKRVANHNGRVGQWGISYPGFYTSAGAIDSHPALKAVSPQAPIADWFWDDMHRHGAFNLALTFNFFAAFGKPRPLPTDNEEWKPFEHGTPDGYEFFLDLGPLRNANETHFKGEVGFWNEVAAHPNYDSFWQARNILPHLKNIKAAVLTVGGWYDTEDLYGPLRTYASIEKQNPGISNTLIMGPWPHGGWDSTEGSELGDAQFGFKTSETYQDLSLSFFKHHLKGGEKAELPEALVFETGANRWRRFDTWPPKGLKETRLYFHPKGGLSRQAPKDAAVSFAEYVSDPARPVPYTQELNAGWSRNYMTEDQRFASRRPDVLVFETEPLERDLTLAGPLEAELWVSTTGTDADWVVKLVDVNPGKTRGWTKADEEAGKRNRGGQQTLVRGEPFRGRFRDSYSEPKPFKAGEVTKVRFVINDVFHTFQRGHRVMIQVQSSWFPFIDRNPQTYVPNIFEAKEEHFTRAFHRVYHSAAHPSAIKVGVLPSADE; encoded by the coding sequence ATGCACTCCGTGTCCCGCAGCCTCGCGGCACTCCTGCTGTTCTCCCTCTCCAGTCCCAGCTGGGCCCAGGCCACCCCCCCGAAGCTCCCGTACGGCCGGTCCGAAGCGCGGACGGAGCGCATCCGCACGCAGTTCACCAAGTTCGAGTACCGCATCCCCATGCGGGACGGCACGCGGCTGTTCACCTCCGTGTACGTCCCCGCCGACGCCTCGCCGGGCAAGCGCTACCCCATCCTGCTGGTGCGCACGCCCTACACCGTCGCGCCGTATGGCGTGGACCGGTACCCGCCCGAGCTCGGGCCCACCGAGGCCTTCGAGAAGGAGGGCTTCATCTTCGCCTTCCAGGACGTGCGCGGCCGCCACATGTCCGAGGGCGAGTTCGTCAACGTCCGCCCGCACAACCCGAAGAAGGCCGGGCCGAAGGACATCGACGAGAGCACCGACACGTACGACACCATCGACTGGCTGCTCAAGCGCGTGGCGAACCACAACGGCCGCGTGGGGCAGTGGGGCATCTCCTACCCCGGCTTCTACACGTCGGCGGGCGCCATCGACTCGCACCCCGCGCTCAAGGCGGTGTCGCCGCAGGCCCCCATCGCCGACTGGTTCTGGGACGACATGCACCGGCACGGCGCGTTCAACCTGGCGCTGACGTTCAACTTCTTCGCGGCGTTCGGCAAGCCCCGCCCCCTGCCCACCGACAACGAGGAGTGGAAGCCCTTCGAGCACGGCACCCCGGACGGGTACGAGTTCTTCCTGGACCTGGGCCCGCTGCGCAACGCGAACGAGACGCACTTCAAGGGGGAGGTGGGCTTCTGGAACGAAGTCGCCGCGCACCCCAACTACGACAGCTTCTGGCAGGCGCGGAACATCCTGCCGCACCTGAAGAACATCAAGGCGGCGGTGCTGACGGTGGGCGGCTGGTACGACACGGAGGACCTGTACGGGCCGCTGCGCACGTACGCCTCCATCGAGAAGCAGAACCCGGGCATCTCCAACACCCTCATCATGGGCCCCTGGCCGCACGGCGGCTGGGACAGCACCGAGGGCTCCGAGCTGGGGGACGCGCAGTTCGGCTTCAAGACGAGCGAGACGTACCAGGACCTGTCGCTGAGCTTCTTCAAGCACCACCTCAAGGGCGGGGAGAAGGCGGAGCTGCCGGAGGCGCTGGTGTTCGAGACGGGCGCCAACCGCTGGCGGCGCTTCGACACGTGGCCGCCCAAGGGCCTGAAGGAGACGCGGCTGTACTTCCACCCGAAGGGCGGCCTGTCGCGCCAGGCCCCCAAGGATGCGGCGGTGTCCTTCGCCGAGTACGTGAGCGACCCGGCCCGGCCGGTGCCGTACACGCAGGAGCTGAATGCGGGCTGGAGCCGGAACTACATGACGGAGGACCAGCGCTTCGCGTCGCGCCGGCCGGACGTGCTGGTGTTCGAGACGGAGCCGCTGGAGCGCGACCTGACGCTGGCGGGCCCGCTGGAGGCGGAGCTGTGGGTGTCCACCACCGGCACCGACGCGGACTGGGTGGTGAAGCTGGTGGACGTGAACCCCGGCAAGACGCGCGGGTGGACGAAGGCGGACGAGGAGGCAGGGAAGCGGAACCGGGGCGGCCAGCAGACGCTGGTGCGCGGTGAGCCGTTCCGCGGCCGCTTCCGCGACAGCTACAGCGAGCCCAAGCCCTTCAAGGCCGGTGAGGTGACGAAGGTGCGCTTCGTCATCAACGACGTGTTCCACACGTTCCAGCGCGGTCACAGGGTGATGATCCAGGTCCAGTCGAGCTGGTTCCCGTTCATCGACCGCAACCCGCAGACCTACGTCCCCAACATCTTCGAGGCGAAGGAGGAGCACTTCACGCGGGCGTTCCATCGCGTGTACCACTCGGCGGCGCACCCCAGCGCCATCAAGGTGGGCGTGCTGCCCTCCGCGGACGAGTAG
- the sppA gene encoding signal peptide peptidase SppA — translation MLRLPFIALVNLLILLRTLLGAPFRLLGARHRPAYVRFRLTGNPPYREQRQPRFQLGGSSRPEPAAVTSLERFRESLRLLAKDARVKGILLELEDLEVTAARRDALLAVLAEFRAAGKRVVTWAVSVGTDAYPVMCAADEVLLAPMGRVELTGYVAEASALGDALSRVGIHAHFVRRGDYKTAPELWTHKAVSDIQAKTVETFLDERYADLVDAVARGRRKTPEEVKALIDQGPYSAKRAVDAGLADALVSETDLPVHLGLVKAEEGEEETELEPMSTYLETLPFPPVRWRPLRRRPRLAMIPISGLITQGRGGGAGRFATSETVVKALRAAGRDRRSKAVVLHISSPGGVALASEQILEVVQRVARKKPVIAFMDQVCASAGYMVAVGAKEIWSTPHAVVGSIGVFAGKFEASVLLERVGVHRKLIARGENAGVFSNSRGFTPHERASLEADIEEMYQAFLGHVAKARGRTTEEIHALAEGRVYSGMRAKDLGLVDRLGGFEEACRHALGLAKVSAEHFELKTFGAPVQRFNLLKLLMSTARAQVYALCPVSWSLGGGLGTEEFDVPVAWRTWLSGLLAELKEPEGGG, via the coding sequence ATGCTGCGCCTGCCCTTCATCGCCCTCGTCAACCTCCTCATCCTCCTGCGCACCCTGCTGGGGGCGCCCTTCCGGCTGCTCGGGGCGCGCCACCGGCCCGCCTACGTGCGCTTCCGGCTGACGGGGAACCCGCCGTACCGGGAGCAGCGCCAGCCCCGGTTCCAGCTCGGGGGCAGCAGCCGTCCGGAGCCGGCCGCCGTGACGTCGCTGGAGCGCTTCCGGGAGTCCTTGAGGCTGCTGGCGAAGGACGCCCGGGTGAAGGGCATCCTGCTGGAGCTGGAGGACCTGGAGGTGACGGCGGCCCGGCGGGACGCGCTGCTGGCGGTGCTGGCGGAGTTCCGGGCGGCGGGCAAGCGGGTGGTGACCTGGGCGGTGAGCGTGGGGACGGACGCGTACCCGGTCATGTGCGCGGCGGACGAGGTGCTGCTGGCCCCCATGGGGCGGGTGGAGCTGACGGGCTACGTGGCCGAGGCGTCGGCCCTCGGGGATGCGCTGAGCCGGGTGGGCATCCATGCCCACTTCGTGCGGCGGGGTGACTACAAGACGGCGCCGGAGCTGTGGACGCACAAGGCCGTGTCCGACATCCAGGCCAAGACGGTGGAGACCTTCCTGGACGAGCGGTACGCGGACCTGGTGGACGCGGTGGCGCGGGGACGGCGCAAGACGCCGGAGGAGGTGAAGGCGCTCATCGACCAGGGGCCCTACAGCGCGAAGCGGGCGGTGGACGCAGGGCTGGCGGATGCGCTGGTCAGCGAGACGGACCTGCCGGTGCACCTGGGGCTGGTGAAGGCGGAGGAGGGCGAGGAGGAGACGGAGCTGGAGCCGATGTCCACGTACCTGGAGACGCTGCCCTTCCCGCCGGTCCGCTGGAGGCCGCTGCGGCGGCGGCCGAGGCTGGCGATGATTCCCATCTCCGGCCTCATCACCCAGGGACGGGGCGGGGGTGCCGGGAGGTTCGCGACGTCGGAGACGGTGGTGAAGGCCCTGCGCGCGGCGGGCAGGGACAGGCGCTCGAAGGCGGTGGTGCTCCACATCAGCAGCCCGGGAGGCGTGGCGCTGGCGTCGGAGCAGATCCTCGAGGTGGTGCAGCGGGTGGCGCGCAAGAAGCCGGTCATCGCGTTCATGGACCAGGTGTGCGCCAGCGCCGGCTACATGGTGGCGGTGGGGGCGAAGGAGATCTGGTCGACGCCGCATGCGGTGGTGGGCTCGATTGGCGTGTTCGCGGGCAAGTTCGAGGCGTCGGTGCTGCTGGAGCGGGTGGGGGTGCACCGGAAGCTGATTGCGAGAGGGGAGAACGCGGGCGTGTTCTCGAACTCGCGGGGCTTCACGCCGCACGAGCGGGCCTCGCTGGAGGCGGACATCGAGGAGATGTACCAGGCCTTCCTGGGGCACGTGGCGAAGGCGCGGGGGCGGACGACGGAGGAGATCCACGCGCTGGCGGAGGGCCGGGTGTACTCGGGGATGCGCGCGAAGGACCTGGGCCTGGTGGACCGGCTGGGCGGCTTCGAGGAGGCGTGCCGCCACGCGCTGGGGCTGGCGAAGGTGTCCGCGGAGCACTTCGAGCTCAAGACCTTCGGTGCGCCGGTGCAGCGGTTCAATCTCTTGAAGCTGCTGATGAGCACGGCGCGGGCACAGGTGTATGCGCTGTGCCCCGTGTCGTGGAGCCTGGGAGGCGGCCTGGGCACGGAGGAATTCGACGTGCCGGTGGCCTGGAGGACGTGGCTGAGCGGGCTCCTGGCGGAGCTGAAGGAACCCGAGGGCGGCGGGTAA